A single genomic interval of Nostoc commune NIES-4072 harbors:
- a CDS encoding histidine triad nucleotide-binding protein, translated as MSETTETIFSKIIRREIPVDIVYEDNLALAFKDIHPQAPVHILVIPKKPIPTLADAESHDHALLGHLLLTAKRVAEEAGLENGYRVVINTGDDGGQTVYHLHLHILGGRQLNWPPG; from the coding sequence ATGAGTGAAACTACAGAAACGATTTTCAGCAAAATCATTCGTCGGGAAATCCCCGTTGATATTGTTTATGAGGATAATTTAGCCTTAGCATTCAAAGACATCCATCCCCAAGCGCCAGTTCACATCCTTGTTATTCCCAAAAAACCAATTCCCACACTAGCTGATGCTGAATCTCATGATCATGCTTTGTTGGGGCATCTTTTGTTAACCGCCAAACGTGTTGCAGAAGAAGCTGGACTGGAAAACGGTTATCGAGTTGTTATCAACACTGGTGATGATGGTGGTCAGACAGTCTACCACTTACATCTGCATATTTTAGGAGGACGGCAGTTGAACTGGCCTCCTGGTTGA
- a CDS encoding CHAT domain-containing protein has translation MLRRISQSLRRFLKRLIASKQASSLKGTRGHNLVEMLPELTNADLEQLFIQLLEGVHQARGRQWALRYLQRLENRIPAERWIDWLVMFGESLLASPTPNPLLATKMVQLGELGVGRIGDVAYDIGIRLMQNSPTQIEYEENYPEEDLKITPGEELIRNLGEQLWEYDEPDVIETTPGLELIRNLGEQLWEYDEPDVIETTTNEEIIPTSPGQELIRSLGEQLWEYDEPITSAPKNASFEETFTQNLEELVLKYEREDAQTTIPENFPLPAAEDSITSLAQLRFDDDEVVQRTTGANLLSTRQRSELTTSPSVETWDNTLTNLEPNVANTLDELWVRLDQSTNLVQQLASNLAVQSSNSPGIVERHGDDPVTQAQGWFYQGLSQAKTGDLLGAIASYDKAIALQPEFSEYWFNRGLTLFHLERFDEAITSYETATQLKPDFYKAWYNRGGTLGELGYFEEAIASFDKAIEIKPDYQEAWSSKGLALLKLGWLPEAISSYDQALHLEPEDQENWYHRGIALAVSEQFAEAIISYDKALEINPDYHEVWIDRGVVLFNLGRWSEAIASWDKALSVQSDFYLAWYNRGIALDNLGRRQEAIASYQQTIAIKPDFHLAWYNQAVALFYLEQYAEAIACYDNALQIKQDYWEAWIGRGTAIGHLVNAEALQISSSITATNPALQQGGYEGKLASYEEGLKHLRTDTHPEGWGRLHFAIANTYYEQGKKNTNPRDYWRKAASEYHQALLTLTLEYFPLLHLEVLQSLSKVLMGLGQTTQVQELLQRGTDLLRQLLSEETRSDESKKQLALKFVGFDQLAVDLAVESGDLVEAWEIAEQGKNACLNWLLYGWNDNIYSPYYGAIQQLFNPTTAIIYWHISPVALHTFILKDQAPSPILLFTPMQDTGAIPLGEDAIRLNELPLPEAVQRLIEFETWLEDWHQQYQEYRTTAQDKESKSQHSWRVDMEQKLSQLYEILNISTIAQELEGITQLVLIPHRDLYRLPIHTLFHLPSPSPEELPNVESNFSVTYLPSAQIGLSIRNEDIWQWQNQLLLSVEHPENTAYPPLKFAKLESEVVSQMFNNIQRIQGVEATKDIVENALFDNYNIFHFTGNVINNLTESKKSELALAGEDKLTLDEICQQNLASYNLITLSACENLTTSNHTISSEYVSLVTGFVSQGVPHVVSTLWSVESSASALVMIEFYRRLQPNKSAVTALAEATRWLKELTAGELTKWYEDVLNNLHPEEVRIQTYLATQLYRNSKMASDKNLYNHAYYWAAFTITGKPN, from the coding sequence ATGCTCAGGCGGATATCGCAGTCGCTTAGAAGGTTTTTAAAGCGCCTCATTGCAAGTAAGCAGGCTAGTTCTCTCAAGGGTACGAGAGGACACAATCTGGTGGAGATGCTACCAGAACTAACCAATGCGGATCTGGAACAATTGTTTATCCAATTGTTAGAAGGCGTGCATCAAGCACGAGGACGACAGTGGGCATTGAGGTATCTGCAACGTCTAGAAAATCGCATTCCGGCTGAACGCTGGATAGACTGGTTGGTAATGTTTGGCGAAAGCTTGCTAGCTTCACCGACACCAAATCCGCTTTTAGCAACAAAGATGGTGCAATTGGGGGAACTTGGTGTTGGCAGAATTGGAGATGTTGCTTATGACATTGGCATCCGCCTGATGCAAAACTCACCCACACAGATAGAGTATGAGGAGAATTATCCAGAAGAGGATTTAAAAATCACTCCTGGAGAAGAACTGATCCGCAATTTAGGCGAACAGTTATGGGAGTATGATGAACCAGATGTAATAGAAACTACTCCAGGTCTTGAACTGATCCGCAATTTAGGCGAGCAGTTATGGGAGTATGATGAACCAGATGTAATAGAAACTACAACCAATGAAGAAATTATCCCAACTTCGCCTGGGCAAGAGTTAATCCGCAGCTTAGGTGAGCAATTATGGGAATATGATGAGCCAATAACGTCAGCGCCTAAAAATGCCTCTTTTGAGGAAACATTCACCCAGAATTTAGAGGAACTGGTATTGAAGTATGAAAGGGAAGATGCCCAAACCACAATACCCGAAAATTTCCCTCTCCCCGCAGCAGAAGATTCAATCACCTCATTAGCCCAACTGAGGTTTGATGATGATGAAGTTGTTCAACGTACAACAGGAGCAAATCTCCTTTCTACGAGACAAAGAAGTGAATTAACAACTTCTCCCTCAGTGGAAACCTGGGATAACACTTTGACCAATTTAGAGCCAAATGTGGCTAATACATTAGATGAGTTGTGGGTGAGATTGGATCAAAGTACCAATTTAGTCCAGCAACTTGCTTCTAATTTGGCAGTTCAAAGCAGCAATTCCCCTGGTATAGTTGAGCGACATGGCGACGATCCTGTTACCCAGGCTCAAGGGTGGTTTTATCAAGGTCTAAGCCAAGCGAAAACAGGTGATTTGTTAGGCGCGATCGCATCTTATGACAAAGCCATCGCACTTCAACCAGAATTCTCAGAATATTGGTTTAACCGAGGCTTGACGCTGTTCCATTTAGAACGTTTTGATGAAGCGATCACATCTTACGAAACCGCCACACAACTGAAACCCGACTTCTACAAAGCTTGGTACAATCGCGGTGGAACTCTCGGAGAATTAGGATATTTTGAAGAAGCGATCGCTTCTTTTGACAAAGCCATAGAAATCAAGCCAGATTACCAAGAAGCGTGGTCTAGCAAGGGTTTGGCACTGTTGAAATTAGGTTGGCTACCCGAAGCTATTTCTAGTTATGACCAAGCCCTACATTTGGAACCAGAAGACCAAGAAAACTGGTATCACCGAGGTATAGCATTAGCTGTCAGCGAACAATTTGCAGAAGCGATTATATCTTACGACAAGGCGCTAGAAATTAACCCAGACTATCACGAAGTTTGGATAGACCGGGGTGTAGTGCTGTTTAATTTAGGAAGATGGTCAGAAGCGATCGCTTCCTGGGATAAAGCACTATCAGTTCAATCCGACTTCTACTTAGCTTGGTACAACCGGGGCATAGCCTTAGACAACTTAGGACGTAGACAAGAAGCGATCGCCTCCTATCAACAAACGATCGCCATTAAACCCGACTTCCACTTAGCTTGGTATAATCAGGCAGTAGCATTGTTTTATTTAGAACAATATGCCGAAGCGATCGCTTGTTATGACAACGCTTTGCAAATTAAACAAGATTATTGGGAAGCTTGGATTGGTCGGGGAACTGCGATCGGTCATTTAGTCAATGCTGAGGCATTGCAGATTTCGAGTAGTATAACAGCGACAAATCCCGCCTTACAACAGGGCGGCTACGAAGGGAAATTAGCCAGCTACGAGGAAGGGTTAAAGCATCTGCGGACAGACACCCATCCAGAAGGTTGGGGTAGATTGCATTTTGCGATCGCTAATACTTACTACGAACAAGGCAAAAAAAATACTAATCCTCGCGATTATTGGCGCAAAGCCGCATCTGAGTACCATCAAGCGCTGCTAACCCTCACACTAGAATATTTTCCCCTATTGCACCTAGAGGTTTTACAATCTCTAAGCAAAGTCCTGATGGGTTTAGGACAAACAACACAAGTTCAAGAATTGCTGCAACGCGGTACAGATTTATTGCGACAATTACTGAGTGAAGAAACTCGCTCAGACGAAAGTAAAAAACAGTTAGCCCTGAAATTTGTAGGCTTTGATCAATTAGCAGTTGATTTAGCCGTAGAGTCCGGTGATTTAGTTGAAGCCTGGGAAATTGCCGAACAAGGCAAAAATGCTTGTTTAAACTGGCTACTTTATGGCTGGAATGACAATATTTACTCGCCTTATTATGGCGCAATTCAACAACTATTCAATCCTACAACAGCAATTATTTACTGGCATATTAGTCCAGTTGCCTTACACACATTTATTCTCAAAGACCAAGCGCCATCACCGATCCTGCTATTTACACCCATGCAAGATACTGGGGCAATACCTTTAGGAGAAGACGCTATTCGTCTCAATGAATTACCTCTACCCGAAGCAGTACAACGCCTAATTGAATTTGAAACTTGGCTAGAAGATTGGCATCAACAATACCAAGAATATCGCACCACAGCCCAAGACAAAGAAAGTAAAAGCCAGCATTCTTGGCGAGTTGATATGGAACAGAAGCTGTCACAATTGTATGAAATTCTGAATATTTCCACAATTGCACAGGAACTTGAAGGTATCACCCAACTGGTTTTAATTCCTCACCGTGACTTGTACAGATTGCCAATTCATACCCTTTTCCATCTTCCTTCCCCATCGCCGGAAGAATTGCCGAATGTAGAGTCAAATTTCAGCGTTACCTATCTACCTAGTGCCCAAATAGGTTTATCAATAAGAAATGAAGATATCTGGCAGTGGCAAAATCAATTATTGCTCAGTGTTGAACATCCAGAAAATACAGCTTATCCCCCACTGAAATTTGCAAAACTTGAGTCAGAAGTTGTTAGCCAGATGTTCAATAATATCCAACGAATTCAAGGTGTAGAAGCCACGAAAGATATTGTTGAAAACGCCTTATTTGATAATTACAACATTTTTCATTTTACAGGTAATGTTATTAATAATTTGACTGAATCCAAAAAATCAGAATTAGCATTAGCAGGTGAAGACAAACTTACTTTAGATGAAATCTGTCAACAAAATCTAGCAAGTTACAACCTGATTACCCTCTCTGCTTGTGAAAACTTAACTACTAGCAACCACACTATCAGCAGCGAATATGTAAGTTTAGTGACTGGTTTTGTGAGTCAAGGCGTTCCTCATGTAGTAAGTACTCTCTGGAGTGTAGAGTCTTCAGCTAGTGCCTTGGTGATGATAGAGTTTTACCGACGATTACAGCCCAATAAATCAGCAGTTACAGCTTTAGCTGAAGCAACCCGATGGCTGAAAGAATTAACTGCTGGAGAACTAACAAAATGGTATGAAGATGTCTTGAATAATCTGCATCCTGAAGAAGTACGAATTCAAACTTATTTAGCGACACAACTATATAGAAATAGTAAAATGGCATCAGATAAAAATCTTTATAATCATGCTTACTACTGGGCAGCATTCACGATTACAGGTAAGCCGAATTAA
- the recR gene encoding recombination mediator RecR, whose protein sequence is MQRLPGVGPKSAQRLALHILKRPEAEVEALAHALIEAKKQIGLCSVCFHLSAEPVCEICRNANRDNKTICVVSDPRDVIALEKTREYKGKYHVLGGVISPIDGIGPEQLTILALQRRVSQQKPQEVILAISPSVEGETTTLYIGQLLKPFTKVTRIAFGLPVGGDLEYADEVTLARALEGRRELD, encoded by the coding sequence TTGCAACGCCTACCGGGAGTTGGCCCCAAATCTGCCCAACGACTGGCTTTGCATATTTTGAAGCGACCAGAAGCAGAAGTAGAAGCTTTAGCACATGCGCTGATTGAGGCAAAAAAGCAGATAGGCTTGTGTTCTGTTTGTTTTCACTTATCTGCTGAACCTGTTTGTGAAATCTGCCGCAATGCCAATCGTGACAACAAAACTATTTGTGTCGTGTCAGATCCCCGCGATGTGATTGCGCTGGAAAAAACCCGCGAGTACAAAGGCAAATATCACGTTTTAGGTGGGGTAATTTCGCCAATTGATGGAATTGGCCCAGAACAGTTGACTATACTGGCTTTGCAGCGCCGGGTGAGTCAGCAAAAACCTCAAGAAGTAATTCTGGCAATTAGTCCCAGTGTAGAAGGAGAGACAACAACCCTGTATATCGGTCAGCTATTGAAACCATTTACCAAGGTGACGCGGATTGCCTTTGGTTTGCCTGTAGGTGGTGATTTGGAGTACGCCGACGAGGTGACTCTGGCAAGGGCATTGGAAGGACGCAGGGAGTTAGATTAG
- the ebsA gene encoding type IV pilus biogenesis protein EbsA, which yields MSIDQLQLQPATQQQASVYLPYIQGTKRNFLPLAISLYQKGVLEGHRKIEASEHVPFVASWNVATLPSDLTRCRIQFDGNADLSYELMMASFEFINFLIEVMDNYKRHRATDFSQPFYRKLLRIDD from the coding sequence ATGTCTATTGACCAACTCCAACTCCAACCTGCCACTCAACAACAAGCCAGTGTTTATTTACCTTATATTCAGGGCACTAAACGCAATTTTTTACCTCTTGCCATTAGCCTTTATCAAAAAGGGGTCTTGGAGGGACACCGAAAGATAGAAGCCAGTGAACATGTTCCCTTTGTTGCCTCTTGGAATGTTGCGACTTTACCCTCAGACTTAACCCGTTGCCGAATCCAGTTTGATGGCAATGCTGACCTGAGTTACGAACTGATGATGGCTAGTTTCGAGTTTATTAATTTTTTAATTGAAGTTATGGATAACTATAAACGTCATCGTGCGACCGATTTTTCACAACCGTTTTATCGCAAACTACTGCGTATAGACGATTGA
- the dnaX gene encoding DNA polymerase III subunit gamma/tau — MSYEPLHHKYRPKSFAELVGQEAIATTLTNAIGTSKIAPAYLFTGPRGTGKTSSARILAKSLNCLKSDKPTAEPCGVCEVCQGITKGYALDIIEIDAASNTGVDNIRELIEKAQFAPVQCRYKVYVIDECLTGDSLVLTDEGFQRIDDPKIKDKKVLSYNDLLSKWEFKKVVRWLDQGERQTLVIKTTNREIRCTGNHLIRTNQGWLQAKDVKEGVKILSPVNVDAASSFTNLVSTDVPGDLLADTSLKAIHLGKNHTTWNLSLNKLNYSDLSVPAGVEKSSISQPFYKKKAEESSASSLAGKNIHIKKDTESGNLEQKSSLQMRQLSSQMHLDLSTEPYLEIALSVIPINTADSPDCVGHTQKNSKNGWNTKPIAFKNCVQNCELQLTKDTETYQLPVTQLVIPNSKMSLTSLSQIGIKSSSLWTGLIELPQKGLLGGTWMMAHSVSVHKEVHKFNCIQKDSLAQKINLSPVGLQQWDIQPQQSFIPEVVQTKHTTTSRWAQAPVDNGWQTLNNIPSPRWITSLETVESVHLAGVERVYDIEVADNHNFVANGLLVHNCHMLSTQAFNALLKTLEEPPRHVVFVLATTDPQRVLPTIISRCQRFDFRRIQLEAMVKHLSAIASFENIHISPDAVTLVAQLSQGGLRDAESLLDQLGLLAGVVTPDRVWDLVGTVSEQDLLALLNAIAQDKPEAVLDCTHYILDRGREPLTLLQNLAAFYRDLLIAKTAPNRHDLVACTQQTWTALIEFAQYFDMSVILAGQKHLREAEVQIKNTTQPRLWLEVTLLGLLPSATNIQPQAPSVMQRVNTPAVSPSYSPAVTQNVSSLPIAEPQKNHNSANNHVAAAQNQSVTSSSPVERQTNHNSAANSVSPPIPEPESVPVPPTNVEPVTSEVVEEAEYDLTQVWQQVLANLQPKSRQEMLRQMSQLIEFDGVVARIAIKQAWYDKGKSYLPMITAAFQQTFQREIQINIEKGTSSNSTSAKKNSLPKDSTRPQQPPTPSYNQQISPPAPVPQPATPPPAPLKTDSAASNGNGANRNGVNGNGVNVHGVQTSPVPPKQTPVPDWEPDEVAIAAQRLAEFFNGQIIRFADDFPEFSDSVATPEWVEEAEVDDE, encoded by the coding sequence ATGTCTTACGAACCCCTGCACCACAAATATCGCCCCAAGAGTTTTGCTGAACTAGTGGGCCAAGAGGCGATCGCTACCACCCTCACGAATGCGATCGGCACATCCAAAATCGCCCCCGCCTATTTATTCACTGGGCCAAGAGGTACGGGGAAAACTTCTAGTGCCCGGATTCTGGCTAAATCTCTTAATTGTCTCAAAAGTGACAAGCCTACTGCTGAACCCTGCGGCGTGTGTGAAGTTTGTCAGGGGATCACCAAGGGCTACGCCTTAGACATAATTGAAATCGATGCTGCTAGTAACACTGGTGTCGATAATATCCGCGAGTTGATTGAAAAAGCTCAGTTTGCTCCTGTGCAGTGTCGCTATAAGGTTTATGTAATCGATGAATGCTTAACTGGAGATTCTCTGGTTTTGACTGATGAGGGATTTCAAAGAATTGATGATCCCAAAATTAAAGATAAGAAGGTTCTGAGCTACAACGACTTATTAAGTAAGTGGGAATTCAAGAAAGTTGTTAGGTGGTTAGATCAAGGAGAACGGCAAACCCTGGTTATCAAGACAACCAACCGAGAAATTAGATGTACGGGTAATCACTTAATTAGGACAAACCAGGGATGGCTACAAGCAAAGGACGTAAAAGAAGGAGTGAAGATACTATCCCCTGTCAATGTGGATGCGGCATCCTCATTTACAAATTTGGTATCGACGGACGTACCCGGAGATTTGTTAGCGGACACCAGTTTAAAGGCAATACATCTAGGCAAAAATCATACGACCTGGAATCTATCCTTAAACAAGCTGAATTACTCCGACCTTTCTGTGCCTGCGGGTGTGGAGAAAAGCTCGATATCCCAACCTTTTTACAAAAAAAAGGCCGAGGAATCATCAGCATCCAGTCTCGCTGGGAAAAACATCCATATAAAAAAGGACACGGAATCTGGAAACTTAGAACAGAAAAGTTCCTTGCAGATGCGGCAGTTATCCAGCCAAATGCACTTGGACTTATCTACGGAACCTTACTTGGAGATTGCTCTATCAGTTATCCCAATAAATACAGCAGATTCCCCAGATTGTGTTGGACACACGCAGAAAAACAGCAAGAATGGTTGGAATACAAAGCCTATCGCCTTCAAGAATTGCGTCCAAAACTGCGAATTACAGCTAACAAAGGATACGGAAACATATCAGTTACCTGTAACACAGCTTGTCATCCCCAACTCAAAGATGTCTTTGACATCGTTAAGCCAAATAGGGATAAAAAGCTCGTCTCTATGGACTGGCTTAATCGAATTACCCCAGAAGGGCTTGCTTGGTGGTACATGGATGATGGCTCACTCAGTCTCAGTCCACAAGGAAGTCCACAAATTCAATTGCATACAGAAGGATTCTCTGGCGCAGAAAATCAACTTATCGCCAGTTGGCTTACAGCAATGGGATATTCAGCCGCAACAAAGTTTTATACCAGAAGTAGTACAGACAAAACATACCACTACATCCAGATGGGCGCAAGCACCAGTAGACAATGGCTGGCAGACCTTAAACAATATTCCATCTCCGCGATGGATTACAAGTTTGGAGACAGTCGAATCTGTTCACCTCGCTGGGGTTGAGCGAGTTTATGACATTGAAGTAGCAGATAATCATAATTTTGTGGCAAATGGACTTTTAGTGCATAATTGCCACATGCTCAGTACCCAGGCATTCAACGCGTTACTAAAAACATTAGAAGAACCACCCAGACACGTAGTTTTTGTGTTGGCGACAACAGACCCGCAACGGGTGTTACCAACGATTATTTCACGCTGTCAAAGGTTTGATTTTAGACGCATTCAGTTAGAGGCGATGGTAAAGCATTTAAGTGCGATCGCTTCTTTTGAAAACATTCATATTTCACCCGATGCTGTCACCCTGGTAGCCCAACTTTCTCAAGGAGGGTTACGAGATGCCGAAAGTTTGCTCGATCAATTAGGTTTATTAGCAGGTGTTGTGACACCGGATCGAGTTTGGGATTTAGTGGGGACAGTAAGCGAACAGGATTTGCTGGCGCTTTTAAATGCGATCGCTCAAGATAAACCCGAAGCAGTTCTAGACTGTACCCACTACATTCTAGATCGTGGTCGAGAACCGCTAACTCTTCTGCAAAATCTCGCCGCCTTCTACCGGGATTTACTCATTGCTAAAACCGCACCCAATCGCCACGATTTGGTTGCTTGTACTCAGCAAACCTGGACAGCGCTGATTGAGTTTGCTCAATACTTCGATATGAGCGTGATTTTGGCAGGACAAAAACACTTGCGAGAAGCTGAAGTGCAAATTAAAAATACCACCCAGCCGCGTTTGTGGTTGGAAGTAACATTACTAGGATTGTTACCCAGTGCGACGAATATTCAGCCACAAGCCCCAAGTGTCATGCAGCGAGTTAACACACCTGCTGTATCTCCAAGCTATTCTCCAGCAGTTACCCAAAATGTCTCTTCTTTACCAATAGCTGAACCGCAAAAAAATCATAATTCTGCAAACAATCATGTAGCGGCTGCCCAAAATCAGTCTGTTACTTCATCTTCTCCAGTTGAACGGCAAACAAATCACAATTCGGCTGCTAACTCAGTTTCACCACCAATCCCAGAACCGGAATCTGTACCCGTTCCACCTACGAACGTTGAACCAGTAACTTCAGAAGTTGTTGAAGAAGCAGAATACGACTTAACTCAAGTTTGGCAACAGGTGCTTGCTAACCTCCAGCCAAAATCAAGGCAAGAAATGCTGCGTCAAATGAGCCAACTCATCGAGTTCGATGGTGTTGTGGCTCGAATTGCTATCAAACAGGCATGGTATGACAAGGGAAAATCTTATCTACCGATGATTACGGCAGCTTTCCAGCAGACTTTCCAGCGTGAAATCCAGATAAATATAGAAAAAGGAACTTCTTCAAACTCTACCTCAGCCAAAAAAAATTCTCTCCCAAAAGATTCTACTCGCCCTCAGCAGCCACCAACTCCCAGTTATAACCAGCAAATTTCGCCTCCAGCACCAGTACCACAGCCAGCAACTCCACCACCAGCACCATTAAAAACCGATTCAGCAGCAAGTAACGGAAATGGGGCAAATAGAAATGGTGTAAATGGAAATGGGGTGAATGTTCATGGGGTGCAAACTTCACCTGTGCCGCCAAAGCAAACACCCGTACCTGATTGGGAACCTGACGAAGTAGCGATCGCAGCTCAACGTCTAGCAGAATTTTTCAACGGACAAATTATCCGTTTTGCAGATGATTTCCCAGAATTCTCCGATTCTGTGGCTACACCTGAGTGGGTAGAGGAAGCAGAGGTGGATGATGAATAA
- a CDS encoding aromatic ring-hydroxylating dioxygenase subunit alpha — protein sequence MNLNSQTFSSSRKPKNFNNPEHFIEGWYWIIPSRNLRVGQVKPVTILGRELVIYRGKDKRVATFDAYCPHMGAHLAEGKVEGNALRCFFHHWKFDAEGMCIDIPCLDTPLSLKLQTWPTAEKYGMIWVWTGEIPQQPLPFVPELEQEECDVAIHSHFLMNCHPSVVMINAIDAQHFNTVHELPIEIIFDGQELNENAIIFSNITPIKDNPFFIKLIRLFYKKAITYSVCYWYGSIVIVTLGPDFFHVHMMFAVRLHEGGKAEGQILLLTKKRKGFFGWLSNRVVLWLTKIAGKFFLMGDIKIVQTIKFDFKTPLKVDQPIMQFINHVEKQQSLMWGTWQEARSRDVESKPKRERWQDKMSND from the coding sequence ATGAATCTCAACTCGCAGACTTTTAGCTCAAGCCGTAAACCTAAAAACTTCAATAATCCAGAGCATTTTATTGAGGGATGGTATTGGATAATACCCTCTCGAAATCTGCGGGTAGGTCAAGTAAAACCTGTCACGATTTTGGGCAGAGAACTAGTGATTTACCGTGGTAAAGACAAAAGAGTGGCTACCTTTGATGCCTACTGTCCACACATGGGCGCTCACCTTGCTGAAGGAAAAGTTGAGGGTAATGCACTACGTTGTTTTTTCCACCACTGGAAGTTTGATGCTGAAGGAATGTGTATTGATATTCCATGTTTAGATACACCGCTTTCCTTGAAATTACAAACTTGGCCCACTGCTGAGAAGTACGGGATGATTTGGGTTTGGACTGGAGAAATCCCACAACAACCTCTACCTTTTGTTCCAGAATTGGAACAAGAAGAGTGTGATGTCGCTATCCATTCTCACTTTTTAATGAACTGTCACCCCAGTGTGGTGATGATTAATGCGATTGATGCTCAACACTTTAATACAGTTCACGAACTACCAATAGAAATTATTTTTGACGGACAGGAACTGAACGAAAATGCAATTATTTTCAGTAATATTACACCTATCAAAGACAATCCCTTTTTCATTAAGCTCATTCGTCTTTTCTACAAAAAGGCCATAACTTACAGTGTTTGCTATTGGTACGGGAGCATTGTCATTGTGACGCTTGGCCCCGATTTCTTCCATGTCCACATGATGTTTGCAGTTCGCCTCCACGAAGGCGGAAAAGCTGAAGGACAAATCTTATTGCTTACTAAGAAACGTAAAGGATTTTTTGGTTGGTTAAGCAATCGAGTTGTGTTATGGCTGACTAAGATTGCAGGTAAGTTCTTTCTTATGGGTGATATTAAGATTGTCCAAACAATTAAGTTCGATTTCAAAACTCCCCTCAAAGTAGATCAGCCAATCATGCAGTTCATTAACCATGTTGAAAAACAGCAATCCCTAATGTGGGGAACTTGGCAAGAAGCGCGATCGCGCGATGTGGAGAGCAAGCCTAAGCGTGAGAGATGGCAAGATAAAATGAGCAATGATTAA
- a CDS encoding glycosyltransferase encodes MPANSWPEEDSYQELDPLNSLLSDLSANEESVLETDPVSLTPRFQGRRRKAALVLTIVWSSTIALHLVSWASIFILGLTTILGFHALVVVFTKSRRYPKEIQGDLPSVSVLVAAKNEEAVIAKLVKNLCNLEYPGGQYEVWIIDDHSSDSTPRLLAELQQKHEQLKVLRRSAEATGGKSGALNQVLPLTKGDIIAVFDADAQVTPDLLQQVIPLFQREKVGAVQVRKAIANAKTNFWTKGQMAEMALDTWFQQQRTALGGIGELRGNGQFVRRSALESCGGWNEETITDDLDLTIRLHLDKWDIECVFHPAVQEEGVTSAIALWHQRNRWAEGGYQRYLDYWDLILKNRMGARKSWDLLIFMLIMYILPTATVPDLLMAIARHRPPMLSPITGLSISMSMVGMLTGLRRIRQDQKFSPSTYFLMLVQTLRGSLYMLHWLVVMSSTTARMSVRPKRLKWVKTLHTGNGE; translated from the coding sequence ATGCCAGCGAATTCCTGGCCCGAAGAAGATTCTTATCAAGAGCTTGATCCGCTCAACTCCTTATTGTCTGACCTATCAGCAAATGAGGAGTCAGTATTAGAGACAGATCCTGTGTCTCTAACACCCCGGTTTCAAGGTCGTAGACGCAAAGCGGCTCTAGTCTTGACTATCGTCTGGAGTAGCACGATCGCTCTACATTTAGTTTCTTGGGCTTCTATATTTATTCTAGGACTGACCACCATTCTAGGATTTCATGCCTTGGTGGTAGTGTTTACTAAATCCCGTCGTTATCCAAAAGAAATACAGGGAGATTTACCCTCTGTATCTGTATTAGTAGCTGCGAAAAATGAGGAAGCGGTAATTGCTAAATTAGTTAAAAATCTTTGTAATCTGGAATATCCAGGTGGGCAATACGAAGTATGGATAATTGACGATCACAGCAGTGATAGCACACCACGTTTATTAGCAGAACTTCAACAGAAACACGAGCAACTGAAAGTATTAAGGCGTTCAGCAGAAGCTACTGGTGGCAAATCGGGGGCGTTAAATCAGGTATTGCCTCTGACAAAGGGCGATATTATAGCAGTATTTGATGCTGATGCCCAAGTAACACCAGATTTACTGCAACAGGTAATACCTTTATTTCAAAGAGAAAAGGTGGGGGCGGTGCAGGTGCGAAAAGCGATCGCCAACGCTAAAACAAACTTTTGGACTAAGGGTCAAATGGCCGAAATGGCACTTGATACTTGGTTTCAGCAACAGCGAACTGCCCTTGGTGGCATTGGCGAACTGCGCGGCAATGGTCAATTTGTCAGGCGTTCAGCCTTGGAAAGCTGCGGTGGCTGGAATGAAGAAACCATTACCGATGATTTGGATTTGACAATCCGCTTACATTTGGATAAGTGGGATATTGAGTGTGTTTTCCATCCAGCAGTGCAAGAAGAAGGAGTGACAAGTGCGATCGCACTTTGGCATCAGCGCAACCGTTGGGCAGAAGGCGGTTATCAACGCTATTTAGATTATTGGGATTTAATTCTCAAAAACCGGATGGGAGCGCGCAAAAGCTGGGATTTGCTGATTTTTATGCTGATTATGTATATCTTACCCACAGCAACAGTCCCAGATTTATTAATGGCGATTGCTCGTCATCGTCCACCCATGTTAAGCCCCATCACAGGCTTGTCCATTTCTATGTCGATGGTAGGGATGCTTACAGGTTTAAGGCGCATCCGTCAAGATCAGAAATTTTCACCTTCTACATATTTTCTGATGCTGGTGCAAACCCTGCGTGGCAGTTTATATATGTTGCACTGGTTAGTCGTTATGAGCAGTACTACTGCCCGCATGTCGGTAAGACCAAAGCGGCTAAAATGGGTGAAAACTTTACATACTGGGAATGGGGAATAG